In Lotus japonicus ecotype B-129 chromosome 5, LjGifu_v1.2, one genomic interval encodes:
- the LOC130717837 gene encoding squalene monooxygenase SE1-like — MVDPCMLGWILFSALSLFALYSVVFAGNSRGSSQGKAAPRSENVTTAAGECGSEKLDGDADVIIVGAGVAGSALAHTLGKDGRRVHVIERDLSEPDRIVGELLQPGGYLKLIELGLEDCVEQIDAQRVFGYALFNDGKHTRLSYPLEKFHSDVSGRSFHNGRFIQRMREKAASLPNVQLEQGTVTSLLEEKGTIKGVQYKNKDGQELTAYAPLTIVCDGCFSNLRRSLCNPKVDIPSCFVGLVLENCELPCANHGHVILGDPSPVLFYPISSTEIRCLVDVPGQKVPSISNGEMAKYLKTVVAPQIPPQLYDSFIAAVDKGNIRTMPNRSMPADPHPTPGALLMGDAFNMRHPLTGGGMTVALSDIVVLRNLLRPLRDMNDAPTLCKYLESFYTLRKPVASTINTLAGALYKVFCASPDQARKEMRQACFDYLSLGGLFSQGPVSLLSGLNPRPLSLVLHFFAVAVFGVGRLLLPFPSPKRIWIGARLLTGASGIILPIIKAEGIRQMFFPATVPAYYRTPPVAEQ; from the exons ATGGTGGATCCTTGCATGCTCGGTTGGATCCTCTTCTCCGCTCTGAGCCTCTTCGCGCTGTACAGCGTGGTCTTCGCCGGGAACAGCCGTGGCTCCTCGCAGGGGAAGGCGGCTCCGCGTTCGGAGAACGTGACGACCGCCGCTGGAGAATGCGGATCGGAGAAACTTGACGGAGATGCCGATGTCATCATTGTTGGAGCTGGTGTTGCTGGCTCCGCCCTGGCTCACACTCTCGGCAAG GATGGACGTCGAGTGCATGTTATCGAAAGAGATCTGAGCGAGCCTGACCGAATTGTTGGGGAGTTGCTACAACCTGGGGGCTATCTCAAATTAATAGAACTGGGACTTGAAG ATTGTGTGGAGCAAATTGATGCTCAACGAGTGTTTGGTTATGCTCTTTTCAATGATGGGAAGCATACTCGTCTCTCTTATCCCTTGGAGAAGTTTCACTCAGATGTTTCTGGCAGAAGCTTTCACAATGGCCGTTTTATTCAGAGGATGCGAGAGAAGGCTGCATCCCTTCCCAA CGTACAATTGGAGCAAGGAACGGTCACTTCCTTACTTGAAGAGAAGGGAACAATAAAAGGTGTGCAGTACAAGAACAAAGATGGTCAGGAATTGACTGCATATGCTCCCCTTACCATTGTTTGTGATGGCTGTTTCTCAAACCTGCGTCGTTCTCTGTGTAACCCTAAG GTTGATATTCCATCTTGTTTTGTTGGCTTAGTTTTAGAGAACTGTGAACTTCCATGTGCAAATCATGGCCATGTCATACTGGGAGATCCTTCGCCAGTTCTCTTCTATCCTATAAGTAGCACAGAGATTCGCTGTCTGGTTGATGTACCAGGTCAGAAGGTTCCTTCTATTTCAAACGGTGAAATGGCAAAGTATTTAAAGACAGTGGTGGCTCCACAG ATTCCTCCTCAGCTTTATGATTCCTTCATAGCTGCGGTGGACAAAGGAAACATAAGGACAATGCCAAACAGAAGCATGCCAGCAGATCCTCATCCTACACCTGGAGCCCTTCTGATGGGAGATGCATTCAACATGCGGCATCCACTAACAGGGGGCGGAATGACTgttgcattgtctgatattgtGGTACTGAGAAATCTTCTCAGGCCTTTGCGTGACATGAATGATGCACCCACACTTTGCAAATACCTTGAATCCTTTTATACCTTGCGCAAG CCTGTCGCATCAACCATAAACACACTGGCAGGAGCTCTTTACAAGGTTTTCTGTGCATCCCCTGATCAAGCAAGGAAGGAAATGCGCCAAGCTTGCTTTGATTATCTGAGCCTTGGAGGCCTATTCTCGCAAGGACCAGTCTCTTTACTTTCAGGATTAAACCCTCGTCCGTTGAGCTTGGTTCTCCATTTCTTTGCTGTTGCTGTATTTGGTGTCGGCCGTTTACTATTACCATTTCCTTCACCTAAGCGGATATGGATTGGAGCCCGGTTACTCACT GGTGCTTCTGGAATAATCTTGCCCATAATAAAGGCTGAAGGGATTCGTCAGATGTTTTTTCCTGCCACTGTTCCAGCTTATTACAGAACCCCCCCTGTTGCAGAACAGTGA